In Liquorilactobacillus hordei DSM 19519, the following proteins share a genomic window:
- the brnQ gene encoding branched-chain amino acid transport system II carrier protein, translated as MDNSEKLSNKQYIILASLLFGMFFGAGNLIFPIHLGQMSGQNWEPAAIGFLLSAICLPLLSILAISMTESNSMYDLALPAGKKFSLAFLILTHASLGLLIATPRTATVTFSIGVQPFIPKAWTHIGLLIFSFLFFGTVCILSFNEGKITRNVGKILNPLFVLLLAILFFIAFFLKGTDLRSVALLPATGKGTGSFINGFLQGYNTMDALAGLGFGVTIVAALKLFGQHKEKARSRSVAKIGILTMGFEALIYIFLIALGASSLAYTKMSADGGSAFTTIMEHYTGLAGAAILAALTLLACLTTAIGLITSLSEDWGHRFPKIGYHRFLLMSTLVSFCIANFGLEQIILYSSPILSFLYPLAIALIILGILKPFIGRNSFIYRSTIILTMIPAILDLIHNLPPIFAKLSFIANINSWATANIPLYSIGLDFLPFMLVGLLSGWGISLFGEKSFKKNVKDNNH; from the coding sequence ATGGATAATTCAGAAAAATTATCAAACAAGCAATATATTATTTTAGCATCATTATTATTCGGGATGTTCTTTGGTGCCGGCAATTTAATATTTCCAATTCATCTAGGTCAGATGTCAGGTCAAAATTGGGAACCTGCTGCAATCGGCTTTTTGCTCTCTGCAATCTGCTTACCGCTTCTATCTATTTTGGCAATCAGTATGACTGAGAGTAACAGTATGTATGATTTAGCACTTCCAGCTGGGAAAAAATTCTCACTTGCCTTCTTGATTCTGACTCATGCTTCATTAGGATTGCTAATTGCAACTCCAAGAACCGCCACAGTTACATTCTCAATTGGAGTTCAACCGTTCATCCCGAAAGCATGGACTCACATAGGATTGCTGATTTTTTCCTTCCTTTTTTTCGGCACTGTTTGTATTCTTTCTTTTAATGAAGGTAAAATCACCCGTAATGTTGGAAAAATTCTTAATCCGCTTTTTGTCTTACTTCTAGCAATTCTTTTCTTTATTGCCTTCTTTCTGAAAGGAACTGATTTACGAAGTGTCGCATTACTACCAGCTACTGGAAAAGGAACAGGTTCATTTATTAATGGTTTCCTCCAAGGATACAATACAATGGATGCACTTGCTGGTCTTGGTTTTGGGGTAACAATTGTCGCAGCTTTAAAGCTTTTTGGTCAACATAAAGAAAAAGCACGTTCACGTTCAGTTGCAAAAATCGGTATTTTAACCATGGGATTCGAAGCTTTAATATATATTTTTCTGATCGCTTTAGGTGCCTCCAGTTTGGCTTATACTAAAATGAGTGCCGATGGTGGTAGTGCTTTTACAACTATTATGGAACATTATACAGGTTTAGCCGGTGCAGCTATTTTGGCAGCTTTGACACTGTTAGCATGTCTGACAACAGCAATCGGATTAATTACTTCTCTTTCAGAAGATTGGGGACACCGCTTCCCTAAAATTGGTTATCATCGCTTTTTACTCATGTCAACGCTTGTTTCTTTTTGTATTGCAAACTTCGGCTTGGAACAGATTATTCTTTATTCATCACCAATCCTTAGTTTCTTATATCCATTAGCGATTGCATTAATTATTCTGGGAATATTAAAACCATTTATTGGACGAAATTCGTTTATTTATCGCTCAACTATTATTTTAACAATGATTCCTGCAATTCTTGATCTCATTCATAACCTGCCACCTATTTTTGCAAAGCTATCATTTATTGCAAATATTAATTCGTGGGCAACAGCTAATATTCCACTTTACAGCATTGGATTGGATTTCTTACCATTTATGCTGGTTGGTCTTTTGAGTGGTTGGGGAATTTCATTATTTGGAGAAAAAAGCTTTAAAAAAAATGTTAAAGATAATAATCATTAA
- a CDS encoding ClbS/DfsB family four-helix bundle protein — protein sequence MLQYNNQAELVEKIKFSYSRFINEFNDISEDQRNVLLVSVDRTPSQMLSYQLGWGTLLLSWEQQEKTGKTVITPTPDFKWNNLGGLYQQFYNDFGEQSLIAQREQLNYLVQQVCDWILTLSTDELFGLHQRNWANNKAQWPLWKWIHINTVAPFTNFRPKIRKWKKLYNNTQY from the coding sequence ATGCTACAATATAACAATCAAGCTGAATTAGTTGAAAAAATTAAATTTTCGTACTCTAGATTTATTAATGAATTTAATGATATTTCGGAGGATCAAAGAAATGTATTACTTGTTTCAGTTGATAGAACTCCGTCACAGATGTTGTCTTATCAATTAGGCTGGGGAACGCTTTTATTATCTTGGGAGCAACAAGAAAAAACAGGTAAAACTGTGATCACACCAACTCCTGACTTCAAGTGGAATAATCTTGGTGGACTGTATCAACAGTTTTATAATGATTTTGGCGAGCAATCACTAATTGCACAACGTGAACAATTGAATTATTTGGTTCAACAAGTGTGCGATTGGATACTCACTTTATCAACTGATGAGTTGTTTGGACTTCATCAACGAAATTGGGCTAACAACAAAGCTCAATGGCCATTATGGAAATGGATTCATATCAATACAGTTGCTCCATTTACTAATTTTCGTCCTAAAATAAGAAAATGGAAAAAATTATATAATAATACACAATATTGA
- a CDS encoding TetR/AcrR family transcriptional regulator, with the protein MGNIRRRGAELESAIYEVVRKIVDKEGVEGLTFQKVAELAGTSKSVIYRRWETPLELAISAFQARIKLENNGSVDKLVLTGKNLQDDLFQLMDRFLISIDALGEPFLRSVLVEIGTQPNATVLQLMERNSEIDLRAINRILDRARARGEQVKADISNDVKLLPFEWLRYKMFLRKNISTDMIETLINEILLPVYLESQ; encoded by the coding sequence ATGGGGAATATTAGACGCAGGGGAGCCGAACTAGAAAGTGCTATTTATGAGGTTGTACGTAAAATTGTGGATAAAGAAGGGGTAGAAGGACTTACATTTCAGAAAGTTGCAGAGTTAGCAGGAACCAGTAAATCTGTAATTTATCGTCGGTGGGAAACACCACTTGAACTTGCTATTTCAGCATTTCAAGCAAGGATTAAACTTGAAAATAACGGTAGTGTTGATAAGCTTGTTTTAACTGGTAAGAATTTACAGGATGATCTTTTTCAATTAATGGACCGTTTTCTTATCAGTATTGACGCATTAGGAGAACCTTTTTTAAGAAGTGTCTTAGTTGAGATTGGTACACAACCAAATGCAACTGTACTCCAACTAATGGAAAGAAATTCAGAAATTGATTTACGGGCTATAAATCGAATACTGGATCGAGCAAGAGCTCGTGGAGAGCAGGTAAAAGCGGATATCTCGAATGATGTGAAATTACTACCCTTTGAGTGGCTTCGCTATAAAATGTTTTTACGAAAAAACATCAGTACTGATATGATAGAGACTTTGATTAATGAAATTTTGTTACCAGTTTATTTAGAAAGTCAATAA
- the metE gene encoding 5-methyltetrahydropteroyltriglutamate--homocysteine S-methyltransferase, translating to MTTTIVGFPRIGAQRELKFATEKYFRNQITAKDLRKVGKELRKRHWLELQHAGIEQIPSNDFSFYDNLLDTTFLFNAIPVEIKNSSLSNLDKYFALARGYQGEEGDFKAWPMKKWFNTNYHYLVPQLTNDNSFQYHGGKIINEFLEAKELGIITRPTIIGPFTLLKLSEFGIGVTAEDFTQNLLTAYGDLIADLSANGAKWIQIDEPSLVYDLTSSEIQWVYDFYQRLLTKKDKTKILLQTYFGDIRDIYHQLLTLDFDGIGLDFIEGKETKKLVESGFPEDKVLFAGIVNGKNIWRNNYQTTLNLLDSLPIKKVILSTSCSLLHVPYTVSAEPFAPNIKKHFAFASEKLTELKELDLLQQNQQLGLLQTNQKLFAASRVEENLELHQQIEKLTETDFIRKPDFEERRLKQEDALHLPLLPTTTIGSFPQTREVKHARVALRKDELSQAEYDKFIKQHIQECIKWQEDVGFDVLVHGEFERNDMVEYFGQRLSGYLFTKNGWVQSYGTRAVKPPIIWGDVSRKEPITVKWSAYAQSLTNKPVKGMLTGPVTILNWSFPREDISLEESTLQIALAIQAEVLDLEKNGINIIQIDEAALREKLPLRKSDWNSEYLDWAIPAFRLVHSKVKATTQIHTHMCYSEFGDIIQAIDQMDADVISFEASRSNLEILQQLQDKHFKTLVGPGVYDIHSPRIPTKTEIINELHQILAKVPQQNIWVNPDCGLKTRGEREAKASLVNLTEATRIIRRELTDGQDTN from the coding sequence ATGACAACAACAATTGTGGGTTTTCCACGCATTGGAGCACAACGTGAATTGAAATTTGCGACTGAAAAATATTTCCGTAACCAAATAACTGCAAAAGACTTAAGAAAAGTCGGCAAAGAATTACGAAAAAGACATTGGCTGGAATTACAACATGCTGGAATAGAGCAAATTCCTAGTAACGATTTTTCCTTTTATGACAATCTCTTGGACACCACTTTTTTATTCAATGCAATTCCAGTAGAGATTAAAAACTCATCTTTATCCAATCTTGATAAATACTTCGCATTAGCTCGAGGCTATCAAGGAGAAGAAGGGGACTTCAAAGCATGGCCCATGAAGAAATGGTTTAACACCAATTATCATTACCTTGTACCGCAATTAACTAATGACAATAGTTTTCAATATCATGGTGGGAAAATTATTAATGAATTTCTTGAGGCAAAAGAACTTGGAATAATCACTCGCCCAACTATTATTGGACCATTTACACTACTAAAACTCTCCGAATTTGGTATAGGTGTAACAGCTGAAGATTTTACTCAGAACTTGCTTACTGCATATGGTGACTTAATTGCGGATTTATCTGCAAACGGTGCAAAATGGATTCAGATTGATGAACCATCTCTTGTCTATGACCTAACTAGTTCTGAAATTCAATGGGTTTATGATTTCTACCAGCGACTACTTACTAAGAAGGACAAAACCAAAATATTGTTGCAAACTTACTTCGGTGATATTCGGGATATCTATCATCAATTACTAACTCTTGATTTCGATGGTATTGGACTTGACTTTATTGAAGGAAAAGAAACCAAAAAGCTTGTTGAATCAGGATTTCCTGAAGATAAAGTTTTGTTTGCAGGAATTGTCAACGGTAAAAATATTTGGCGCAATAATTATCAAACAACTTTGAACTTATTAGATAGTTTACCTATTAAAAAAGTAATTTTGTCAACTTCCTGTTCACTATTACACGTTCCGTATACTGTTTCTGCAGAACCATTTGCGCCAAATATTAAAAAGCACTTTGCATTTGCAAGTGAAAAATTAACTGAATTAAAAGAGTTAGATCTACTGCAACAAAATCAACAATTAGGTTTACTCCAGACAAATCAAAAATTATTTGCGGCTTCAAGAGTTGAAGAAAACTTAGAACTTCACCAACAGATTGAAAAATTAACTGAAACAGATTTTATACGCAAACCCGACTTTGAAGAGCGTCGTTTAAAACAAGAAGACGCATTGCATTTGCCACTCTTGCCAACAACGACAATTGGTTCTTTCCCACAGACCAGAGAAGTTAAACATGCCCGTGTTGCATTACGCAAAGACGAACTTAGCCAAGCCGAGTATGATAAATTTATTAAACAACATATTCAAGAATGTATTAAATGGCAAGAAGATGTCGGTTTTGATGTTTTGGTCCATGGAGAATTTGAACGCAATGATATGGTCGAATATTTTGGGCAACGTTTATCCGGTTATCTTTTCACTAAAAATGGTTGGGTACAGTCTTATGGAACAAGAGCAGTCAAGCCACCAATTATTTGGGGAGATGTTAGTCGTAAAGAGCCAATTACAGTTAAGTGGTCAGCTTACGCACAAAGTCTTACTAACAAACCTGTTAAAGGTATGTTGACTGGACCCGTAACTATTTTAAATTGGTCGTTTCCTCGTGAAGATATCTCTTTAGAGGAGTCAACTCTACAGATCGCACTGGCAATCCAGGCTGAAGTTCTTGATTTGGAAAAAAATGGAATTAATATTATTCAAATTGATGAAGCTGCATTACGTGAAAAACTTCCGTTACGTAAGAGTGACTGGAATAGTGAATATCTTGACTGGGCTATTCCTGCTTTTCGACTAGTACACAGCAAAGTTAAGGCAACAACTCAGATTCATACACATATGTGCTACAGTGAATTCGGTGATATTATTCAAGCAATTGATCAAATGGATGCAGATGTTATTTCATTCGAAGCATCCCGTTCTAACTTAGAAATTTTGCAGCAATTGCAAGATAAACACTTCAAAACCCTTGTTGGTCCAGGAGTATATGATATTCATTCTCCAAGAATACCTACGAAAACAGAAATTATTAATGAATTACACCAAATATTGGCAAAAGTTCCACAGCAAAATATTTGGGTAAATCCTGATTGTGGTTTAAAGACGCGAGGTGAGCGTGAAGCCAAAGCTAGCCTAGTTAATTTAACTGAGGCAACAAGAATAATTCGAAGGGAGTTAACAGATGGACAAGATACTAACTAA
- a CDS encoding IS1182 family transposase yields the protein MYNNYNINQTVLSIKTDWEPKENHPARMINQIVEDLKINDPYIFGRPRKYDLRVLLKLILFAYTKGIFSSRRINTLAEENLAARWLTQEQVPAYRTICRFRISDEVESLINQCILKLTKYLKQNNFIDEVTFIDGTKILADANKYSFVWRKNTIRFDKLNRSAIITLLEELNDAKFKCQLPAETDLTLEMLDEITLRLENDLKDLNKKIEKEHISPNPDKSRRRKLKSLKRKLKLRQTKLLAHKIQTRIYGKRNSYSKTDHDATFMRVKEDPMLNGQLKPAYNLQIATSKQFVTAFGIFQNPGDTKTLIPFLQQQKAAGTLGKYIVADAGYGSESNYRYLEDELPEHTALIPYGTMLKENSRKWKSDDRKVMNWAYHPKDDYFIDLQGVRFSFYAYRKRKDKYGFVREFKEYQANKYDNDFKIDHRAFTKNGNPRKISINSAWEYFKAKERKLLSNHQTGSIYGQRKIDVESVFGGLKACLGFKKFSVRGLEKVKREAGIALMAMNIRKLVAKGTNYNCFINQKKRLVKIKERFSLISSILKDLWHSPVFTCYHLYFHSFRND from the coding sequence ATGTACAATAATTATAACATAAATCAGACTGTACTTAGTATTAAAACTGACTGGGAGCCAAAAGAAAATCATCCTGCACGGATGATTAATCAAATAGTTGAAGACCTTAAAATTAATGATCCTTACATCTTTGGACGACCACGTAAGTATGATCTGCGTGTACTTTTAAAATTAATTTTGTTTGCGTACACAAAAGGTATCTTTAGTAGTCGCCGTATTAATACGTTGGCAGAGGAGAATTTGGCAGCCCGTTGGCTGACACAAGAACAGGTTCCAGCCTACCGAACAATTTGTCGTTTTAGAATTTCAGATGAAGTTGAGAGCTTGATTAATCAATGTATTCTAAAACTAACCAAATATCTGAAACAAAACAATTTTATTGATGAAGTTACTTTTATTGACGGGACTAAAATTTTAGCTGATGCCAATAAATATAGTTTTGTTTGGCGTAAGAATACGATTCGTTTTGACAAGCTTAATCGCTCTGCGATTATAACCCTTCTGGAAGAATTAAATGATGCTAAGTTTAAGTGTCAACTCCCAGCAGAGACAGATCTTACTTTAGAAATGCTTGATGAAATTACCTTGCGGTTAGAAAATGACTTGAAAGATTTGAATAAAAAGATTGAAAAAGAACATATCTCTCCAAACCCAGACAAGTCAAGGCGTCGAAAACTAAAATCTTTAAAACGAAAACTTAAGTTACGGCAAACTAAATTATTAGCTCATAAAATACAAACCAGAATTTATGGTAAAAGAAATAGTTATTCAAAAACAGATCATGATGCAACTTTCATGCGTGTTAAGGAAGATCCAATGCTCAACGGACAGCTAAAACCGGCTTATAATCTACAAATCGCCACAAGTAAACAATTTGTAACTGCCTTCGGCATTTTTCAAAATCCAGGAGATACCAAAACATTAATTCCTTTTTTACAGCAACAAAAAGCAGCTGGAACTTTAGGTAAGTATATTGTGGCTGATGCAGGATACGGTTCAGAATCAAATTATCGATATCTCGAAGATGAATTACCTGAACATACAGCGTTAATTCCATATGGGACAATGTTAAAAGAAAATAGTCGCAAATGGAAAAGTGATGACCGTAAGGTCATGAATTGGGCGTATCATCCTAAAGACGATTATTTTATTGATCTGCAGGGAGTTAGATTTAGTTTTTATGCTTACCGTAAGCGCAAAGATAAGTACGGATTTGTACGTGAATTTAAAGAGTATCAGGCAAACAAATACGATAACGATTTTAAAATTGATCACCGAGCATTCACTAAAAACGGAAATCCTCGTAAAATAAGTATTAATAGCGCATGGGAGTATTTCAAAGCTAAGGAACGCAAGTTGCTTTCAAATCACCAAACTGGTTCAATTTACGGACAACGTAAAATAGATGTTGAATCAGTTTTTGGTGGATTGAAGGCTTGTTTGGGTTTTAAAAAATTTTCGGTTAGAGGTCTTGAGAAGGTAAAAAGGGAAGCTGGAATTGCCTTGATGGCAATGAATATTAGAAAATTGGTGGCGAAAGGCACCAATTATAACTGTTTTATAAACCAAAAGAAGAGATTAGTGAAAATCAAAGAACGATTTTCACTAATCTCTTCTATTTTGAAGGACTTATGGCACAGCCCCGTCTTCACGTGTTACCACCTTTATTTTCACTCATTTCGCAATGATTGA
- the metF gene encoding methylenetetrahydrofolate reductase [NAD(P)H], giving the protein MDKILTKPHLSFEVFPPSASIKNPKIYQTVQALGDLHPEFISVTCNNKQLDFEDSTLKVASYIENELQVPGVVHLTARYFDKKQIDYILAELKKRGISNILVLRGDLVPGKVPKSDFKYASDLIDYIKQRDSTFKIFGACYPEGHPESPNKVTDIRQLQTKVAAGYDCLITQMFFSNETFYQFEEDCALANIDVPILAGIMPIVNRSQALHVVQNSASFLPKKFVAMLDRYQTNPAALKAAGLAYAINQIVDLVTQNVDGIHLYTMNHPDVARHIYQETQTLFAM; this is encoded by the coding sequence ATGGACAAGATACTAACTAAACCACATCTATCCTTCGAGGTTTTTCCTCCGTCAGCTAGTATTAAAAACCCTAAGATCTATCAAACAGTTCAAGCACTTGGTGACCTGCATCCTGAATTTATTAGTGTTACCTGCAATAATAAGCAACTTGATTTCGAAGACTCGACTTTGAAAGTAGCTTCATATATTGAAAATGAATTGCAAGTACCAGGGGTTGTTCACTTAACTGCACGGTATTTTGACAAAAAACAAATTGATTATATTCTAGCGGAACTTAAAAAACGTGGAATTAGCAATATTTTGGTACTACGTGGTGATTTAGTACCTGGAAAAGTACCTAAAAGTGATTTCAAGTATGCAAGTGATCTAATTGACTATATTAAGCAAAGGGACAGTACTTTCAAGATTTTTGGAGCTTGTTACCCCGAGGGTCATCCAGAATCACCTAACAAAGTGACTGATATTAGGCAGTTACAAACTAAGGTAGCTGCTGGGTATGATTGCTTAATAACACAGATGTTTTTTTCTAATGAAACTTTTTACCAATTTGAAGAAGATTGTGCTTTAGCCAATATTGATGTTCCTATTCTTGCGGGAATTATGCCAATTGTTAATCGCTCTCAAGCACTTCATGTAGTTCAAAATAGTGCTAGTTTTTTACCTAAGAAGTTCGTAGCGATGCTTGATAGATACCAAACTAATCCAGCTGCACTTAAAGCTGCCGGGCTTGCTTATGCAATTAACCAGATTGTTGATTTGGTAACACAGAATGTAGATGGTATACATTTATATACAATGAACCATCCTGATGTTGCACGTCATATTTATCAGGAAACGCAAACATTATTTGCAATGTAA
- a CDS encoding MDR family MFS transporter: MSGKNSDIPKSVMVTAWILVLGAMAPLLDSTMVNIAIHTLVKDLNSSVEIVQWTITGYVLATGIAVPFSSWLLNKFDGKHVFLMGEILFAIGSVLSAISPNINFLIGARLIQGFAGGLIIPILTTLLVQTAGQKVTGQMMATVGLPMILGPLLGPIFGGVIIKYLSWHWIFWVNIPVGIISIILIIWKMPHYPAQNKTAKMDLTGIILLATATTAIIYGIVKASSAANFLNQKTLLFVGIGLALIFLYIIWALKMKETVVLPLKLFSHNSFNGSIIGLFIAGTVLNGAMLLLPLFFQDVHNMSVMAAGLALIPQGIGMLISRPLTGKLTDRIGAKYVVFGSLLITFIGTLPFYWIDATTSYWIIAAILFIRGIGAGGILMPLMTDTYTGMEKAEIPAASIGSRIVQNIGSAFGSALISTLVTAYVNSNIVSFKHNLAVNKFHGNPAYVKIFLQHHLELIKVHSFQYGFLIISIAALLTALPAMLLTNRFGKK; this comes from the coding sequence ATGTCTGGAAAAAATTCTGATATTCCAAAATCAGTGATGGTTACTGCTTGGATTCTGGTGCTTGGTGCAATGGCTCCATTACTTGATTCAACAATGGTAAACATCGCTATTCATACATTAGTTAAAGATTTAAACAGTTCTGTTGAAATTGTTCAATGGACTATTACAGGATATGTATTAGCAACGGGTATTGCAGTTCCATTCTCTAGTTGGCTATTAAATAAATTTGATGGTAAGCACGTTTTTTTAATGGGGGAAATCCTCTTCGCAATTGGATCAGTTTTATCTGCAATTTCACCCAATATTAATTTTCTTATAGGTGCGAGATTGATACAAGGGTTTGCTGGTGGACTGATTATCCCAATCTTGACAACCTTATTGGTACAAACAGCTGGCCAAAAGGTGACGGGACAAATGATGGCAACAGTTGGTTTACCCATGATTCTTGGGCCTCTGCTTGGTCCAATTTTTGGCGGAGTCATCATAAAATATCTCTCCTGGCATTGGATTTTTTGGGTAAATATTCCGGTAGGTATTATCTCAATTATATTAATTATTTGGAAAATGCCGCATTACCCTGCACAAAATAAAACAGCTAAGATGGATCTTACAGGAATAATATTGCTTGCAACTGCAACCACCGCAATTATCTACGGAATTGTTAAGGCCTCTAGTGCAGCTAATTTTTTGAACCAGAAAACATTGTTGTTTGTTGGTATAGGTTTAGCATTAATATTCTTATATATTATTTGGGCTTTGAAAATGAAAGAAACAGTTGTCTTACCATTGAAATTATTTAGCCATAATTCCTTTAATGGCTCTATCATTGGTCTTTTTATTGCCGGTACAGTTCTAAATGGTGCAATGCTATTGTTGCCACTATTTTTTCAAGATGTTCACAATATGAGTGTCATGGCAGCCGGACTTGCACTAATTCCTCAAGGTATCGGTATGTTGATATCGCGCCCTCTTACAGGTAAATTAACTGACCGTATTGGTGCAAAATATGTTGTCTTTGGCAGCCTTTTGATTACATTTATAGGAACCCTTCCATTTTATTGGATTGATGCTACAACATCTTATTGGATTATCGCTGCCATTTTATTCATTCGTGGAATTGGCGCTGGAGGAATCCTAATGCCATTAATGACTGACACGTATACTGGGATGGAAAAAGCTGAAATTCCTGCTGCTTCTATTGGTTCTCGAATTGTTCAAAACATCGGTAGTGCATTCGGATCCGCATTGATTTCAACTTTAGTTACTGCTTATGTAAACTCAAATATTGTATCTTTTAAACACAATCTTGCAGTCAATAAGTTTCATGGCAATCCAGCTTATGTGAAAATATTTTTGCAGCATCATTTAGAACTAATCAAAGTTCACTCATTTCAGTATGGATTTCTGATTATTTCTATCGCTGCACTATTAACTGCGCTACCAGCAATGTTGCTTACAAATAGGTTTGGGAAAAAATAA
- a CDS encoding DeoR/GlpR family DNA-binding transcription regulator, whose translation MNQASRLLIIKQMLNEKDELTTKDLAEYFKVSFDTVRRYVLRLASTGQAVRFHGGIMNNNLNDVPGYRIRSHVRSSVKASMAAAAEKMVISKRLYFIGTSTTLVLLCQLLNKKNITVITNSIDNALNLSQNTLPRVELLGGQLDKGNRYTYSLETLTQLDSFTFDTMFVGTSRVCEEGIYVVDKDDAVILKKAIVRSKRIVVIAEQYKFNSEQSSPYKLADCSEIDVLITDNKLSEAYKKWFKKTIEVKYIKVKEGE comes from the coding sequence ATGAATCAAGCAAGTAGGCTTTTAATAATAAAACAGATGCTAAATGAAAAAGATGAATTGACCACAAAAGATTTAGCGGAATATTTTAAAGTTTCATTTGACACTGTGCGCAGATATGTTTTGAGATTGGCCTCAACTGGTCAAGCAGTTCGTTTTCATGGTGGAATAATGAATAATAATCTGAATGATGTTCCTGGATATCGTATACGATCACATGTCCGTTCCTCAGTCAAAGCAAGTATGGCAGCTGCTGCAGAGAAGATGGTAATATCTAAACGACTATATTTTATTGGAACGTCAACAACGCTTGTGTTATTATGCCAACTTCTAAATAAGAAGAACATAACAGTAATTACAAATTCTATAGATAATGCACTGAATTTATCTCAAAACACACTTCCTCGAGTTGAGTTACTTGGTGGCCAATTAGATAAAGGCAATCGTTATACTTATTCACTAGAAACTCTGACACAATTAGATTCTTTCACATTTGATACCATGTTTGTTGGCACATCAAGGGTATGTGAAGAAGGAATTTATGTAGTTGATAAAGATGACGCAGTTATTTTAAAAAAAGCTATTGTGCGTTCCAAAAGAATTGTCGTCATTGCCGAACAGTATAAATTTAACTCAGAACAATCATCACCTTACAAATTAGCTGACTGTTCTGAAATTGATGTACTTATTACAGATAATAAATTGTCCGAAGCATATAAAAAATGGTTTAAAAAAACTATTGAAGTAAAATATATCAAAGTTAAGGAGGGAGAATAA
- a CDS encoding Cof-type HAD-IIB family hydrolase, translated as MIKHIFLDMDNTLLNSQGRISYQTTKFLREIKIPITLVSARAPMEMDFAIRNLALRNAQVSFNGGLIFEKKQSEKAKIFSLPLEYADTYKLLNLITDHPDVSISWYTKNMWYTRKIDNGILYESNLTGLQPELLNNINQESLKNNPVYKIMIICFDNGKLKQIAQKINGLSLNIAAKFSGQNYLEITSSNATKNNAIAYIQSSEDLKKSELAAFGDGQNDIEMFKSVGTPIAMKNASSEVKEYARFITLSNDEDGIIHGIKNYIL; from the coding sequence ATGATTAAGCATATTTTTCTTGATATGGATAATACTTTGTTAAATTCTCAAGGAAGAATCAGTTATCAAACTACTAAGTTTCTGAGAGAAATAAAAATCCCAATTACATTGGTTTCTGCCAGAGCTCCAATGGAAATGGACTTCGCTATTAGAAACTTAGCTTTAAGAAATGCCCAAGTATCATTTAACGGAGGTCTAATTTTTGAAAAAAAACAAAGTGAAAAGGCGAAAATTTTTTCATTACCGCTTGAGTATGCAGATACTTATAAACTACTAAATTTAATTACTGATCATCCAGATGTATCAATTAGCTGGTATACAAAGAATATGTGGTATACTCGCAAAATTGATAACGGAATTCTTTATGAATCTAACCTAACAGGACTTCAACCAGAACTCTTAAACAATATTAACCAGGAAAGTTTAAAAAACAATCCGGTTTATAAGATAATGATTATTTGCTTTGATAATGGTAAATTAAAACAGATTGCGCAGAAAATCAATGGACTTTCTTTGAATATAGCAGCTAAATTTTCTGGCCAAAATTATTTAGAGATAACCAGTTCTAACGCAACTAAAAATAATGCAATTGCTTATATCCAATCAAGCGAGGATTTAAAAAAATCAGAATTAGCTGCTTTTGGCGATGGTCAAAATGATATCGAAATGTTCAAGTCGGTTGGAACTCCGATTGCAATGAAAAATGCATCGTCAGAGGTTAAAGAATATGCAAGGTTTATTACATTGTCCAATGATGAAGATGGAATTATACACGGAATTAAAAATTACATTCTATAA